Genomic DNA from Cloeon dipterum chromosome 3, ieCloDipt1.1, whole genome shotgun sequence:
gaaaattattttttactacagTTGAGAATTTTTAGATGGATATTTTGCAACGGGGTCCAGGTGTGCGATAAAAATAGTTCGCACTGCGCAtatccaagatggcgtgtgaatgtgggaaacaaaaagctctcttcggattgccgtacgagtgtcaagagtttgtttttacgatccaaaagacacaattagtgcaagtaatgaaaattaagtcacaatattgacgaaaatttaGTTCTTTCCGCGCATtatcacgtgaccgtttttccCGCATTATTTcaccggacgccatgtctgcgcgtcgcacgaatctggcccccgctggatATTTTGATAAGTTTGGGCACAAATCTGACATTGTAAAGCCAATTAAGACGGTTTTTATCCTACGTGAcgaatcaattttcttttgaaaaaatataattcataatttcaagggaaaattttttgctattttactTTAATGAAGAGGCCGCAggatgattattattattattaggaAACTGAGCTCCTgatagaaatataaaaagttatatattttaatatataaggCTAGTATCCAAAATGTCCgaattctgaaatatttttataaaattgagcCAGTGCTCTTTGACAAAAAAGTtcggtttttttaaacatagaCCACCGTTAACCTTTTTTTTACCTTATTACTGAGTAAAAATGGTTCTTCTAATCTCTACATTATGCGGCATATGACGTGAGTCATcgggagaaaaaaaaacaccgtCTTAATAATGatgaattcttttttaaaaagaaataaagtttaaaaaagtggaacaaaataacgaaaaataaACCTTACCTGCTGTAGCAATTTAGcgtaaaaatcttttcaatgaCTCAGTTCATTTACTGGCCTTAAGTTGAACGagaaaaccattaaaattgctcttttCAAACACTTTTTTCTATTAGTAGGTTAAATAATCCTGCAACAAAAGGTCAACGCTCCTTTTGAGCGCATCCACAATTCCACAGCCACGCGGCGATTTGTGTAGGCAAGTTGGCTGGGCGCGAGGTTTGGGGAGAAAAAAGGGCGGCGGACAAAGCAGCTTTTGGCCCGCTAGTCCGGCCATTACAGCTATTTTCCGAGCAAGTCCACCCGCCGGGCGCCACAGACGCGCGGGCCGGCCTACGCTGGCAGGGGCATTCCTCGTGTTTCACGAGCTCGATCCGTCATCCAGACAACAAGTAGCTTTATTGCATACACACACTTTATGGACTGGACGCGCagcacaaaattattgttattggcCAGCCGAGAGTGCATTTGAGTGCAATAAAATGTGCATGATTGTGCCAGCATTCGAATTGCGGCCGCGGTTTTTACGATTGCAATCCTGTGAATATGCATTTTAATACGCTCGTGATTCCGGAGTGCGCATGGATATAAAGATTAGATAAGAGGATGGAGCGATAAAGGCTTtagtttttggaaaaaaaacaccCTTCGTTTTACGGTAAatccagcggggtccagatgtgcgaaaaaattggttcgcactgcgcagatccatgtaaaattaaactgtcctaaatatattatttatcttaaatatttcctcttttagAAAATTGCCATTTGATCTGGAAAATCCATGGTCCATTattcattaataatattttggggTGTGGGAAGATTTCGAGCATTCCTGGCGAAACAATTGCGAACAATGGGATCAGTTGAGAGCGCCGAAAGGTGTTGAAGTGACTAATCTAGGCGACAAATCAGCCGCGAGTGGGTTTTTTTACTTGCAGCTTGTCGCCGCGACCGTGAAAAGAGCCGATTTTTCGTGTCAcgcattctctctctctctcagtcaCAAAAAGTCACTtgttttcctgctttttcagGATCTAACGAGAAAGAAGCAGCGAGTGACATTGAAGAATCTGCGTCTGCacgatttttatatatttataaattcactTGGCGGGTGATGAAGTGCCCCGGCTCGCATCCTCCCCGTGATTTAAGAGGGTGGAAAAGTAGCATTCTCTTCCTTTATCATCCAGAAAAGTGCAGCGCACGACAAGCCAAAGGGCGCcgctttctgaattttaatgcatctCGTGCCTGCGCGCGCGTGCATGATGAATAATCTCTTTCTCGCTCCACCAGACGCCCACAACATTTTTATCGCTCCGCCGTCAGTGGATTATGCCGCGAATGAGCACACGGCTTACAGGGTGCATAATAAATCTTCAAACTTGAGAGCAGTTATCTCGTTTTGCCTATCCTTAAAGGTGACAATGTGTCTTTTCTGCTGcttgaatggaaaaaaatgtcgaGTGAGTgacaatttcaaaaacaaaacagtttgcatttcgattttaatgtttttggaGCTCATTACTTTGCGGGATGTaccaaaaatgtattttttaaataaaactaaatgtCCAGTAATTTACTTACACCTGCAACAGATCTTACAAAAATTactagagaaaaaaaacaattttctctttattcagaagcgatttttttaaagaggacaGCGGGGGCCAgctgtgcgataaaattggttcacactgcgcagatccaagatgtcgtctgaatgtgggaaacaatggattgccgtacgagtgtcaagagtttgtttttacgatacaaaagacacaattagttaagagtaatgcaaattattgaccaaaacttgcttcttttcgcgcattttcttGTGACCGTTTTTTTCGCGCCAGTTTTttccggacgccatatctgcgcgtcgcaaaaatctggcccccgctgattacAACATTATTAAATCACGTTACATCTCAAggaaaaattgtctttttttctattcgtttaaaaatgaagaatgcaTGATGATGAACAAACTGAATGAAtgcttatttttcaaacaaataaaaataatgagtaaGGGCACAGACAGACTTGATAAATCAAATGTAGAATCgagtcatttaatttttgcctgaataaaaactaaaaatacaaaaaaagcTAAGGAAACCTTCTTTTTTTCGCTTCGTTGCATTTAGATTAACTTTCCAATCCGAACAGCGGTCGTACTGCCTTTGTGTCCTTTTGATATTTCCGCGAACATCCGAGTAAAGGAGCAATTCCAAGAATGCAGCCGAATTTGCCGTGCACGCAGGCAGACACGCGTCGCAGCAATTCATTATTCGGGGTGTGAGTGAGGGGGGGCGGctagctttaattaaatttcgcctTCTCTAGCAGTCGTCGTgttaagcagcagcagcagcatataataatacacatacgagagagagagagagagagagagagagagagagagagcgagctgTCGCgtcgaataattattttttggcactGCCTCGCTTCTTTGTTCGCCCCCagacgggcgggcgggcgagcgggcAGGGAGAAATTGTGGCGCAGGATCAGTCGGTCGTTTGGTCCAtggcagtcagtcagtcggtgAGTCGTCGCCTGCCAGTGGGGGTTCCTctttatacacacacacacacacggcatAAAAACAAAGGGGACTGCTTTATTGTTAAATGACATTTATTGCAAAGCTCTCTGCTCGTCACACACGGCACTCTGGCAGATAGgatctgcaaaaaaatcgcCACCGCGTCTTTTTCGcaggggttgaaaggggagcAAACTGCTTGGGGGCCCCTTGATTAGTcgaaggaaaaaacaaaccaCTTTTGCGAAATTGAACGCATCTGTATAAAGGCCCGGTCGCTGAGTGGAGCCATAAATTAACGGGCAAACTTTTTGTGCGGATCAACGTCAGCAGTCggatcaaattattatttttttttgcttcttctCGACAGCACTCTGGCTGCGTTTCCCTTGGAGCCATTAATGACATTTTGACTCCATAAccgtaaaaataacaattttaattttagctaagcacattttaaattatataatttttctgaattttaaaggatcgggaattttagacgatcAACTTCTTTTTTGTGCTTGTTGACCCCAAATTAGCATGAATTGCACAATGTTAAGAGCTCTGAGCAACACCACTACTTGAAACTGGAGCCCAAATCCGTCTAAATTCTTCTAAATTGCCTACGAAGTCAGATAAATACCTTGAAAACGGTCTCAACATACATATTTGGTGCATTCCccatataaaatgtaatttttcaaggCAGGgctttaatgaattaattttttaatttaataaataaaatatttaaataattctaaaaaaaataggtGCTCCATTAACGAATATGCgcagaaaatattaagaatatttGGCCTTAgagtaaattaaatagcaTCTATTTGTTGTTTTCCTTTAAAGATTTATGACTTTAAGAAAgagcagaaaagaaaaatatagtGTGTAATCCGCTTAGTGTATTGTAAGTGCGGGTTTTGTCGCAAGGAAGGTGCGAGTGTGTACTATGTTTGTAAATACGCACCTTTGCCTGTTTCTCTTTTCGCTCGTTTTTGTGCTCAGAAAATAATGCACTGACTTTGATCTTAAATTCCTTACAAGTAACCGCCTTAGACAAATATATATAGGATTTTCGTGTGAAATTCTATGTGAATGCCGCAGCCTGTGAAGCCAAAATAGAAGAACAAgtgatttatttactttctattttttgtcagTCGGTCTGCGCCTTCTGCACtgcccaaaatatttttttataaaaaattctcttgaaaatatttatttagaatacaatgtaaaatttcattaaaaccgtaattttattttaattatttcttctttgtGGTCAGGTGGtcccatattttattttgcaaaaaaatgtgttccttattttaattgaaattggcggcttggaaaaatatatacataaaattgcattctatgtagtgtttgtttatttttcataaattgatcGAATATTCtcatttgacattttaaaatttactcttgaattttattcctcTGCGAGCCAGGTAGTAAGAAGCTGAACCACCCTGGTTCTCGCCTCTGCCAAAGGTGGGGGCTCATCCGGCGATGCCGGACTCGTGATGTCGATGCAGTGAGACGCACCTATGAAATATTATACCAAACAGAGTCACGTGTGTGGTGGTAAAACAACCTTTAAAACCCAGCACCTTGGATAATGATCACCGGGGCATCTACGTTTGGCTCTTCGCTCATTTGAACGGGGTTAAACGGATCGAGAGATCCCACCGTGTACACAACGCGGGTAACATCAGGTCGTTTGCCTCCATACAAGAGATTAGTCCTCTCCACCCCAGCCTCTAAACGCTCCCTGGTGAACCTGTGGAAGAATGGACAAGGTAAACAACTTTTGTCAGAGGCGTGAATTGGACAATGCCTTCTCAGCCAATACAATGAAAAGTGACCGCCAACGTCAGCTTTAAGACATATTCTATAGTTCCTTCTAAAATACACtgtcttatttaaaaaaaattcccacaatatttttaaaataaaaatcaagggCAAAATATACGTGCCAAATCCAAggttttataattaaatttaattgttctgGATTTATGTTGGCACATCATATAAGCTCGtaaatttttgtcaacataaagctttttatttgtaaagcGGCACATTTAATAGAATAGTGCACCTGTCTCCCTTGTATTTGTTATTCTTCaaggtgaaataaatttttaaaagtggtgaaaatgtgcatttttacgctcatatttaacaaaataaaggCTCCCATCGTCGAGAGTCTATTACTTATTTTCTTCGCAGCACAAAATCAACCAACTTACTCAGGTCCAAAAACAGCGGTGCAGAATTTGAGCCGGAATTCTATCGGAACGACAGGCCCAAAGGGTTGGTTTTGAGAGGAAACAGCAGTGAACCAGCCAAATTCCAAGCATGACTGGTACATGAACTGACGAGCTAAAagggaaaatacaaattataaaaattttctttaatttaaaaaaaaactcactgaTATCAACACTGTAATCTGTCTGATTTCGGTAAGACTCAACCAACTGTGAGGCATCGATTCTCAAGGGAATGTTAAAAATAGTCTGTGAAATTGAAGATGAaataagtaattaaatattttacgctcCTGTAATGGAAAACTAACCTCTCTATAAACTTGAGCAAACGCTTCTAAAGGGTTGTCCTGGCCAGAAACCAGGCGAGAGCAAACGTTTTCCAACGAGCCAGGTGTGGATGCTTGCACCAAGCTCCCATAAATCTGCGTGACCACAAAATACAGCAGAGTTACGTCATCTTCCACTGACACGTTGATATCCTCCACCAAGCTGTagaccagaaaaaaattgggtttggaaaattttaaattaataaaccaaTTCCTCTAGAGcatcctatttaaaaaaaaaactgttaaaaatcatattgCAGTTTTCGTCTCAATTTACAGATATTGAAGTGGCGAGTGAAAACTATCCGCTTGGTTTATGTTGTgtacaaatttattccattcgttgaattataaacaaattatcACTTGTCATTAGTAgtgcttgaataaatttatattttccaactTCATCTAgttcattttctatttataattaattaattaattcactgttattaaataaatattgaaatacttgaaaaatcttcgttgaaaagaaattattatgatttaacaataaataaaagaaaattgaagcgcaaattatttcagctaaaattattattcgcaATTACTTAAAAAGGCGAGTGATGTTTGCCGCGTCACCGATTTGCACGAGTTGACGCAACGCCAGCATGCCTTCCTCGAGCACCGTGTAGCAAAGCGGGTCCGTGTCCAGATAAGCGCGCCCGACCACCTCGTAATACTCTATTTCaacggaaaaaaattaacaattattataaattgctTCTAGTCCAGTGTGTCAGGTCACCTGCCACCTCGACCTGAGCCTGCACGGGCGCGCCTGAGGAGTACGCGGCGTGGAAGAGATGCGGGTAGCGCGCCCTGGCCCACGCGGTCATGTCGCCGGTGAACGAGGCGCCGATCAAAATCCACTTGCCGTCCAGACCAAAGTCCTGCTTCATTTTCTGCGTGAAGTAAGCCGTGTCCTCCAACGCCTGGTCCATATTCAGGTACACCATGTTTTCGAGCAGCAGGtccctaaaaaaattaaatcacttttaaaattttattttcaaacattttaaattaaaattgaaatataactGTCTTTAACGTCTTTATtgggaataaattataaaatgttcgTTGATTTGGacagctaaaaaaattaaaagagtttgCAGATTATATTCTTCTgggcagcgggggccagatgtgcgataaaattggttcgcactgcgcagatccaagatggcgtctgaatgcgGGAAACAAAaggctctctttggattgccgtacgagtgtcgagagtttgtttttacgatccaaaagacacaattagttaagagtaatgcaaattgtgtcacaatattgaccaaaacttgcttcttttcgcgtaTTTTCACGTGACACCGTTTTttccggacgccatatctgcgcgtcgcacgaatctagTCCCCGCTGCTTCTGGGGAATCttgaaaaacgtgtttttttattaaagatattatttttgttcatctaaataatcaataaatttaaataattttgaatattaaacaaatcTTACGGAAACGGTCTGCTTTGCCCGTAGAAACGGTGgtctaaataaattgtgtagGCGCCAAAGTATTCTACCAGTTGGCCAATAAAACCCAATTCTATGTGAACAGGGTTGGCTTCCCATTCTCCACCTAAGACCAAGAAAATCGGCGCTCCGCTTGTGTATGTGCCATTCGTCACAAAGTaacgctgaaaaatatttaaaacacccACGCGAAATAAAGCAGATATCATGCAGTGTCAACCTACCTGTTGCCACGTGCGGCCGTCGAGAATGTCAAAGTGGTCCAGcttttgtgtgaaaaattcCTCTTTGAATGCGGTTCCATTGTACGCCTCGAGCTCTGGGAAAACTCGCCTGCTTTCGCTGAGCAGACTGAAAGGGTTAAACTCTTCTCCAGCTTCAACCCTAATTGAGAGGGCTAAAAGCAACACGAGCGCGCAGCAAACCCGTTTCATGTTTCAGCTCGTTCCATATTTTGTTAACTATAAAACGTGCGCGATACGGGCATCTAATCTCCAAAAGCTTATCTGAAAATTGTTGCttatatgataaaataaacagtAGTTTTTGAAATGGCAACGAGATGGAAATACCTTTTTCTCTGCTTAGCCCTGTTTAATTCCGTTTATTCTGCGGACGCGTTCGagtttttgcttaaaaatgtgtttccgGAGACGAGCGACGAGAGCAGGTGGatgcaagaaaaattcttcAGCCAGAAAGTGGACCACTCGGACATCTTCGACACGCGCTTGTGGAATCAAGTAAACTGggatttttgctttcaatatttttaaatctcaagatcttaaattgggaaataagatcagatttttcaatgttatgccataaatttgtgcaaagggaaaaaacaaaattcctaCGGGTTTTTTtagttctaaaaatttaatactgatCTGGCTTCTATTtcataaattggaatttcagcttcattttaattattttttgtatttaattccACTAGCGATATTTGATCAGCAATGCGACCTACACGAGCAGTAGCCCGGTGTTTCTGGTGCTCGGTGGTGAATGGGAAGTTAAGGCCGGACACGTGGAGAACGGCTTCATTGCAGAACTTGCTGAACGATTCGGCGCTTTGACTATCTACTTGGAACATCGGTTTTACGGACAGAGCAGACCAGTGGcgtaaaattacataaaaatcatttaaaacctAAATCTGAAACTGGGTGCACTGCACc
This window encodes:
- the LOC135940789 gene encoding putative serine protease K12H4.7; the protein is MKRVCCALVLLLALSIRVEAGEEFNPFSLLSESRRVFPELEAYNGTAFKEEFFTQKLDHFDILDGRTWQQRYFVTNGTYTSGAPIFLVLGGEWEANPVHIELGFIGQLVEYFGAYTIYLDHRFYGQSRPFPDLLLENMVYLNMDQALEDTAYFTQKMKQDFGLDGKWILIGASFTGDMTAWARARYPHLFHAAYSSGAPVQAQVEVAEYYEVVGRAYLDTDPLCYTVLEEGMLALRQLVQIGDAANITRLFNLVEDINVSVEDDVTLLYFVVTQIYGSLVQASTPGSLENVCSRLVSGQDNPLEAFAQVYRETIFNIPLRIDASQLVESYRNQTDYSVDITRQFMYQSCLEFGWFTAVSSQNQPFGPVVPIEFRLKFCTAVFGPEFTRERLEAGVERTNLLYGGKRPDVTRVVYTVGSLDPFNPVQMSEEPNVDAPVIIIQGASHCIDITSPASPDEPPPLAEARTRVVQLLTTWLAEE